One part of the Salinivirga cyanobacteriivorans genome encodes these proteins:
- a CDS encoding IS4 family transposase → MDKTTHFFGTSVFGQLISLIDSKIITASAKKHGSDHYVKKFKTKDHLISMLFCSFAKCTSLREVSGAMLGLSGKTKHFQLNHIPKKSTLSDSNKRRDCDVFGEIYNKLLKQYGHYISDSRIKDVINKQVEIIDSSTISLFKDILKCVGRHPKTGKKKGGIKLHATINVDETAPKMVWLTSAATHDHVLLNSLKHNANTIYVFDKGYNDYKAFDKFSQTDTGFVTRIKDNAAYKTLNDCKIEEHIHSGVEKDEIIEVQVKYENNTRPLKLRKVQFYDRNLKRRFEFLTNLFEMRADLIAAIYKLRWQIELLFKQLKQNFPLKYFLGDNENAIKIQIYCALIANLLMTVIQKTLKRKWAFSNLVSFCKIHLFNYIHLFRFLEHPDKDWQKTYDELMQPSLF, encoded by the coding sequence ATGGATAAAACTACACATTTTTTTGGAACATCGGTTTTCGGACAGCTGATTTCCTTAATTGATTCAAAAATCATTACTGCAAGTGCAAAAAAGCACGGTTCGGATCACTATGTAAAGAAGTTTAAAACTAAAGATCACTTAATTAGCATGCTGTTTTGTTCTTTTGCTAAATGCACATCTTTACGCGAAGTAAGTGGCGCAATGCTTGGTTTATCAGGTAAAACCAAACATTTTCAGTTAAATCATATTCCAAAGAAAAGTACCTTGTCAGATTCAAATAAACGTAGAGATTGTGATGTGTTCGGAGAAATCTACAATAAGCTACTCAAACAATATGGTCATTATATTTCGGACAGCAGAATTAAAGATGTAATAAACAAACAAGTAGAGATTATTGACAGCTCAACCATCAGTTTGTTTAAGGATATATTGAAGTGTGTTGGACGGCATCCTAAAACCGGTAAAAAGAAAGGCGGTATAAAACTTCATGCAACGATAAATGTAGACGAAACTGCACCCAAGATGGTTTGGCTCACCAGTGCTGCCACTCATGACCATGTATTGTTAAATAGTCTTAAGCATAATGCAAACACAATATACGTATTTGACAAAGGCTATAATGACTACAAAGCCTTTGATAAATTTTCGCAAACAGATACAGGTTTTGTCACCCGAATAAAAGACAATGCAGCATATAAAACGCTAAATGATTGTAAGATAGAAGAACATATTCATAGTGGGGTTGAAAAAGATGAAATCATAGAAGTTCAGGTAAAATATGAGAATAACACACGCCCTTTAAAGCTGCGTAAAGTCCAGTTCTACGACAGAAACCTTAAAAGACGGTTTGAGTTTTTAACTAACTTGTTTGAAATGAGGGCTGATTTAATAGCTGCTATTTACAAACTACGATGGCAAATTGAACTTCTGTTCAAACAATTAAAACAAAATTTCCCGCTAAAATATTTTCTCGGGGACAATGAAAATGCGATTAAAATACAGATATACTGTGCCTTAATCGCAAACCTATTGATGACTGTTATCCAAAAAACGCTCAAGAGGAAATGGGCGTTTTCCAATTTAGTTAGCTTCTGTAAAATTCATTTGTTTAACTACATTCATTTATTCAGGTTTCTTGAGCATCCGGACAAAGATTGGCAGAAAACTTATGACGAATTGATGCAGCCCTCTCTATTCTGA
- a CDS encoding DUF2442 domain-containing protein, protein MSTSNNEQYEKRAKDPFDILIHEKGLRISNMLLDKNLDLIVIILNNGKVLQSHISYYQRLKEATQEQLNQWRLISGGVGVCWENLNEDLSVKGFIKTAVLNHCCPIKI, encoded by the coding sequence ATGAGTACTTCAAATAACGAACAATATGAAAAGAGGGCAAAAGACCCATTCGACATTTTAATACATGAAAAGGGGTTAAGGATAAGCAATATGCTACTAGATAAAAACTTAGATTTAATTGTTATTATATTAAATAATGGTAAAGTTTTACAATCTCATATTTCTTATTATCAAAGGTTAAAAGAAGCTACCCAGGAACAACTAAATCAATGGCGTTTAATTAGCGGAGGTGTTGGTGTTTGTTGGGAAAACCTTAACGAAGATTTATCTGTGAAAGGTTTTATTAAGACTGCAGTTCTAAATCACTGTTGTCCGATAAAAATTTGA